Proteins found in one Pectobacterium atrosepticum genomic segment:
- a CDS encoding phosphodiesterase has translation MKLMFASDIHGSLSATERVLAIFEQSHADWLILLGDFLNHGPRNPLPEKYQPAEVAARLNDYASRIIAVRGNCDSEVDQMLLSFPITAPWQHVLLPQNRLFLTHGHLYHPDNLPPLHAGDVLVYGHTHIPVAEQRGEYYFFNPGSVSLPKGGYPASYGLLEQDKLRVLPLHSGEPIAQVVIRH, from the coding sequence ATGAAATTGATGTTTGCGTCCGATATACACGGTTCTCTCAGTGCGACGGAGCGGGTGCTGGCGATCTTTGAGCAGAGTCATGCTGACTGGCTTATTTTACTGGGCGATTTTCTCAATCATGGCCCGCGCAACCCGCTGCCGGAAAAGTATCAGCCTGCGGAAGTGGCTGCTCGATTGAACGATTATGCGTCACGCATCATTGCCGTGCGGGGGAACTGCGACAGCGAGGTTGATCAGATGCTCTTGAGCTTTCCGATAACGGCACCGTGGCAACATGTGCTATTGCCGCAGAATCGCCTTTTCCTGACGCACGGTCATCTTTATCATCCAGATAATCTACCGCCGTTACACGCGGGGGATGTGCTGGTATATGGCCACACCCATATTCCGGTTGCTGAGCAACGCGGTGAATATTATTTTTTTAATCCCGGTTCAGTGAGTTTGCCGAAAGGGGGATACCCCGCGAGCTACGGTTTACTTGAACAAGACAAGCTGCGGGTTCTGCCGCTACACAGTGGTGAGCCTATTGCACAGGTCGTGATTAGG
- the yfcG gene encoding GSH-dependent disulfide bond oxidoreductase, giving the protein MIDLYYAPTPNGHKITLFLEEANLPYQLHRVNISKGEQFKSEFLAISPNNKIPAIVDTQPAEGDTPISLFESGAILLYLAEKHGVLLSSSLRERTATLQWLFWQVAGFGPMLGQNHHFNHYAPQPVPYAIERYQQETQRLYRVLDKHLQDSPWLAGENYSIADIATYPWVVPYARQRVDLDDYPAVKAWYTRISDRPATQRAYQLAEL; this is encoded by the coding sequence ATGATTGACCTGTATTACGCACCAACCCCTAACGGGCACAAGATCACCCTATTTCTGGAAGAAGCTAATCTCCCCTACCAACTCCACCGCGTAAACATCAGTAAAGGCGAACAGTTCAAGTCGGAATTTTTGGCTATCTCGCCTAACAACAAAATTCCCGCGATTGTCGACACGCAGCCAGCGGAAGGGGACACACCGATTAGCCTGTTTGAATCTGGGGCGATCCTACTCTATCTGGCGGAAAAACATGGCGTGCTGCTGAGTTCGTCGCTACGTGAGCGTACAGCCACGCTACAGTGGCTGTTCTGGCAGGTCGCTGGTTTCGGACCGATGCTGGGGCAGAATCATCATTTTAACCACTATGCACCTCAGCCAGTGCCTTATGCCATTGAGCGCTATCAGCAGGAGACACAGCGTCTGTATCGCGTGCTGGATAAACATCTGCAAGACAGCCCTTGGCTAGCCGGTGAAAATTACAGTATTGCCGATATTGCGACCTACCCGTGGGTCGTGCCTTATGCCCGCCAGCGCGTCGACCTTGATGATTACCCGGCGGTAAAAGCGTGGTATACGCGCATTAGCGATCGCCCGGCAACGCAGAGGGCTTACCAGCTAGCCGAGCTGTAA
- a CDS encoding dihydroneopterin triphosphate 2'-epimerase — protein MPYHHSDAIIRIKNLRLRTFIGIKDEEITNKQDVIINVVIHYPAEQARNSENIADALNYRTITKNIIRHVEDNRFALLEKLTQDVLNIASDHDWITYAEVEIDKPFALRYADSVSMTLRYHKA, from the coding sequence ATGCCATATCATCATTCTGACGCCATTATTCGTATAAAGAATCTGCGGCTGCGCACCTTCATCGGTATCAAAGATGAGGAAATCACGAATAAGCAGGATGTGATCATCAACGTTGTGATTCACTACCCAGCAGAACAAGCGCGTAACAGCGAGAATATCGCTGATGCGTTGAACTACCGCACCATCACCAAAAATATCATTCGCCACGTGGAAGATAACCGCTTCGCTTTGCTGGAAAAATTAACGCAAGATGTGCTCAACATCGCCAGCGATCACGACTGGATAACCTATGCTGAAGTAGAAATAGATAAACCGTTTGCCCTGCGATACGCCGACTCGGTTTCTATGACCCTGCGTTATCACAAGGCATAA
- a CDS encoding TIGR01777 family protein: MQLLITGGTGLIGRHLIQRLQLLSHHITVLTRDPERARGVLGNQVEYWSTLSNITSLNDFDGVINLAGEPIADKRWTPQQKQRLAQSRWSITEQLATLIKASSEPPAVFISGSAVGYYGDQGEALVTEGESPVDEFTHHLCARWEALAQSAESDKTRVCLLRTGIVLSAQGGALAKMLPIFRLGLGGPMGSGKQYMPWIHIDDMVNGIIYLLDQPILRGPFNMVAPYPVHNEQFSAMLAHVLDRPGFLRAPAFAIKLLMGEASTLVLGGQRAIPQRLEAAGFGFRFFELEEALQDATKKLG, from the coding sequence ATGCAACTACTTATAACAGGCGGAACTGGCCTTATTGGCCGCCATCTTATCCAACGATTACAGCTGCTTTCCCATCACATCACGGTACTGACACGCGATCCTGAGCGCGCACGAGGTGTTCTCGGCAATCAGGTGGAATATTGGTCAACGCTGAGTAATATCACCTCACTGAACGACTTTGATGGCGTCATCAATCTAGCGGGCGAACCTATCGCCGATAAACGGTGGACGCCACAACAAAAGCAGCGTCTGGCACAGAGCCGCTGGAGCATCACCGAGCAGCTTGCCACGCTGATTAAAGCCAGCAGCGAACCACCCGCCGTTTTCATCTCAGGATCTGCTGTCGGATACTATGGCGACCAAGGCGAAGCGCTGGTCACGGAAGGTGAATCCCCTGTCGATGAATTCACACACCACCTGTGCGCCCGCTGGGAAGCGCTGGCGCAGTCTGCCGAAAGCGATAAAACTCGGGTCTGCTTGCTGCGCACCGGTATTGTTCTTTCGGCACAGGGCGGTGCGCTGGCAAAAATGCTGCCGATTTTCCGCCTAGGTCTCGGCGGGCCGATGGGTTCCGGCAAGCAATATATGCCATGGATTCATATTGATGACATGGTTAACGGCATTATCTATCTGCTGGACCAGCCAATATTGCGCGGTCCCTTCAATATGGTTGCGCCCTATCCGGTTCACAATGAACAATTTTCCGCCATGCTGGCACACGTATTGGATCGCCCCGGCTTTCTACGAGCGCCCGCTTTCGCGATCAAACTACTGATGGGAGAAGCCTCGACGCTGGTGCTAGGTGGACAGCGCGCCATCCCACAGAGATTAGAGGCCGCAGGCTTTGGTTTCCGTTTCTTTGAACTGGAAGAAGCCCTGCAAGACGCCACCAAAAAACTGGGCTGA
- the hisP gene encoding histidine ABC transporter ATP-binding protein HisP yields MSNNKLMVTELRKRYGQHEVLKGISLQAKAGDVISIIGSSGSGKSTLLRCINFLEKPCEGAIYVSDQEIRMVRDTDGQLKVFDKKQLQMLRTRLTMVFQHFNLWSFMTALENVMEAPIQVLGLSKAEARERAVFYLNKVGITDSAQQKYPSDLSGGQQQRVSIARALAMEPEVLLFDEPTSALDPELVGEVLRIMQQLAEEGKTMVVVTHEMEFARHVSSHVIFLHQGVIEEEGPPDQLFGSPKSARLQQFLSGALK; encoded by the coding sequence ATGTCGAATAACAAATTAATGGTGACGGAACTGCGTAAACGTTATGGCCAGCATGAGGTGCTCAAAGGGATCTCATTACAGGCGAAAGCGGGTGACGTTATTTCGATTATTGGATCGTCTGGTTCGGGAAAAAGCACCTTACTGCGCTGTATTAATTTTCTGGAAAAGCCCTGTGAAGGGGCGATTTACGTCAGCGATCAGGAAATCCGCATGGTGCGCGACACTGACGGACAGTTGAAGGTGTTTGATAAAAAGCAGCTTCAGATGCTGCGGACGCGTCTAACGATGGTATTTCAGCACTTCAACCTGTGGAGCTTCATGACCGCGTTGGAGAACGTGATGGAAGCGCCGATTCAGGTATTAGGGCTCAGTAAAGCGGAAGCGCGTGAGCGGGCGGTATTTTATCTGAACAAGGTCGGGATTACGGATTCTGCCCAACAGAAGTACCCGTCGGATCTTTCCGGTGGTCAGCAGCAGCGCGTATCTATTGCACGGGCGTTAGCGATGGAGCCAGAAGTACTGCTATTTGATGAGCCGACGTCGGCGCTCGATCCCGAACTGGTCGGCGAGGTGTTGCGCATCATGCAGCAGCTTGCGGAGGAAGGGAAAACGATGGTGGTGGTAACGCATGAGATGGAGTTTGCCCGCCATGTCTCCAGCCACGTTATTTTCCTACACCAGGGTGTGATCGAAGAGGAGGGGCCGCCGGATCAACTTTTCGGTAGCCCGAAAAGTGCGCGTTTGCAGCAATTTTTGTCAGGCGCGTTGAAGTAG